AAGCTAAGCAGTGAGCTGCAACGTATAATTACGATACTGAACAAACGCCAAAACGTCGCCAAACGTGATCGTTAACAGTATCGTAAAGAGTAGTGCCATGAGcgtgaaagagaaagaaaacagacGAAATTATCCAAATTATATGCATTCTTAAATTTCTATTCATTTTATAATTCTTTAGACACGTTCAGATAAGCAGTGAATAAAAATGATAGTCTAACCATTATATGTAATTGTAGATGAAGCCACAATGTATGTgtgaatttatgtttttttttttttgctgaattaCGCAAAAATGAACGATAAAGTTAACTTTTATCTGCAGTACATGAATTATATACTGATATTTGTCATTTATTTTTGCGTACATACGTTTAACTCAAACCATTGAATCAATCGCTATACTTGTTCATTATACTTCACATAAAAACGGTACCTAACGAAGGCATCATCGGATTTTGCTTCCCCCTGTCTTGCCAGGAGGATATCGAACGGCTCGAGAACGCCGTCCGCACGAACCCGACCGTGCGAATGCAGTATGTGAGTAATTTTATaacagcgaaacaaaacaatatttatattATAAATCGCTTTTTCATCTATATCTTCCATTTTCAAAATAGATACGTTATTTAGCTTCTAAAAAGTCATCTACGGAGCGGGTTTCGAAATGTTTCAAACTTTTCTTCAGCCACTGGTCAGTGTACAATTTTAGCTTGCAGAGCTCAGAGCATCAAGCTGACAGCAGTAGTAAACAGTGCATGAAGGAGTACAAGATTTTTACCGAATGCATGTTAGGTAAGCATGGCATTAAAGGGCATCCCATTGTGATTGATCGTATTAAAATGCGTGCAAATAATTTATCATCCGCATTTGCAGAAGCTTGGAAGTCGCACGGCTTACATGAGACGCATCTGATCAACGAGCTACAGATCGCATTAACAGCGGCGTACGAAAACAGTAATCAGCATCATCACAAACGACGTAAACGTTCGGAATTGATACAAATGATGCTACGGCAAAAGCAAATTAAactaacgaaataaaaaaggatttaACTTTAGAAGTAACAGAACAACAgttcttcaaataaaaaaaaatactacaataTAGCCGATCCACTTTAAGGCAGACGAgtgaacaaacacaaacaatattCAAAATGATACACTAACATACATTTAATTTGCTCTCATTTTAGTACTTACATCAATGCCGCAAAAAGATTTCGTCAAATTTGAAGCAAGAATGTTTGGAGTTCGATCGACTATTCAAATGCACCACGGGTACGATGTGTAAACTACGCTATACGCAAAACATGTGGCTTAATAAAGATCGGTGGATTATAGTGGCTAGTGAAGAGTGGCTTACGAAagagaaattaaaatagatCATCCGTTATGATTTATGCCTTTTTGAAATATACATGCTCTTACGTATAAAtaatatgatttatttttattgtcctGATAAAGTTAAACTTGTGTTGGTTTAAATATTCCCCAACTTACATTTTACTTACAAGCATTATTACTTTTCTTGCAGGCTATGATAAAACTCTACCAAATACAAAAATGATGATAACATTGAAGAAACCGAAAATGGCAAACGTGGGAACGATACCCCGTGCACTATATTTCCCACTGGAAACAAGTAACGATATCGAGTGTCTTGAGCAGTGCGTCAAGAATTCGGATGAGCTTAAACTACAATACGTAAGAGACGCTGTAGTTTGTAGTTTCCTTAGTATAAGCATTATATTTATACCacttttttctgttatttATTCACtaggaaaaaatattgcaattcTTTCTGCAAAAGACACCGCTCAAACCTGCGTTTGCGCTGTTGCACGTGTTCACGGAAGAAGCGCTCGCGGATTACAACTACAGTGGCCACTGCAACTTTACGCGTGATAAGAAAAGGGCCATGCGTAACTACGTCATATTCACCAACTGCATCGAgtgtaaatattgttttatcacaTTACAGTTAGCATTTCTTGAAGAAAACGTATCAATTaaaggtgtttttgtttttttttggtcttaCCACTCTCTCCTTTCAATCCCTGTAGCTGCCTGGGCCAAAATGTTACCAGCCGAGATAAGAGGCAGAGCGGTTCGGGATGTGATCGCACTAATAGGAAATCGAAAACGAATGCGAAGattaaaggaaaagaaattgaaaaatagaGAATTGATTGAATGATGTGAAGAAAACTCCCTTGCGTGACATTGGAGATAGATGAAGTATAAGTAAGCGAATGTTGTTCATATTTATATGCGAATATTCCACGTaacaattctttttttttccctttcgtaTTTCCGCAGAATGGTGAAGCATCCGTGTACTGgtgaaggaataaaaaatggagatgttattttataatattacTATTAATTTTACGTTATAGATCGATACTTttgtgtaattaattaaatttcaatcaacTAACCGAACGCAGAACAACAAATCGTTGCTTCGTCCGTTCtatacaatgttttttttttcactaaaTTATATACATTAAAACAATCATATGCCAGAATACATTGTAATGTTGTATTCGTTacaaatttgttttgaattgttttatttttgccgaTTGCTactgaagaagaaaagaaattgtGCTTTAATTGTGTTATAATGCTAACAATGATGTActgtatcgtttttttcttattccgCAGATGAAGTAAAATCCCGTGTAATTAAAGACAGAAACAGTGACACAATGATTCTTTCGGTTAGCGTTGAAGCTAATAAGAAGGATAACTATACAATCACGTTTCCAATCGACAGCGAGGAAAACGTTGAAATGCTGGAGGAATGCGTTAAAATAAGCGCCAGTGTGCGGCAGCGATATGTGAGTTTTTGTGATACACCTAAACTTACGGTTCTTTACACACGCTACCTTTATCAAATGTACCACAGGTGGATCATCTTGGTTCCGTGATGAAGGAAGGTAAAACAATCGGTGCAGTTTTTGGGAAGATATTTACCGACACCGCCATGTATAGCTACAATTATTCTGGCATCTGTAACAGAGGACCACGGCGTAAGGCAATGCTCGGCTATGTCATCTTTACCGAATGCATGATTGGTGAGCAGCGTGATATGGAGTGATGCCATTTTCTTTGCCAACACCCGAAATGaccaatatttgtttgttttttatttttgcttttcacaGAAGCATGGAAGGATTACGGGATCGATGAGACGATTCTACGCGATAGCTTAACACTAATCATCAGACAAATCAATGGACGCAAAAGAAATCGGAAGTACTTCCTAAAGCGTCGTGCCAATCGTGATATGATACAAATGGAAGATGCTGATACGGAGTTGTCAATGCTTAGTTAAAACACTAAATTGCTGCAACGAATtgcactttttcataccaaactagttacatgaaataaaaaaagacagCTTGACATGAATAACCTAAACTCAATACTGTAGTAGTGATATTAAAATTGTAGTGTATGAATAATTCTACTGGCTTAGATTTTCAGAAATAAAGTATTTTTCAGAATCTTCAATGTGAAAAAGACGCAACCAATTGTGAGGTCAGCGAGTACTGTAGCCAAGGCCCCAAAATCCTTCGCTTATTGATGGTGAGTGTAAAATAGGAATAGGGAAATTATGTAATTATTAAGCACGAATCTCTTGCAATGTTATGAAACTTTGCTCCGCTTTTCTAACCAAACTCTGCTGCCTAATCTCTTTACAGATTACTGCGCACCAGGAACGTGTGGATTACGGCGTTTTTTCTGGAATTACTCTGTATGCCGTGGACCTCGGATAGATTGGATAGAGATCATCAAAACGGCAACACAATCAAGGTGCATGGATTAGAAGTTTGCAAcgtaacaataaataataatatagtTTACACTATAGTGCTAGTCGGTACACAGTCGTAGTGGTGTGGTGCATTTTGTAATACAATATTTTAAGAATTCCGAATTCATTATACATAATTTTGTGCATTAAAAACCAATCGTAATGCGAATAGCGTAGTAACGtacttttctttccctttttgttaCAGTGCCACTGTTTAACTTAATGGAACCGGCCATTAAAATCGAGGAAGATAGTACGGATTTTGGAGAGTTTGCGTTCCTATCGGAACAGCACTTAATGGAGGATATTACGGACAGTATTAAGAAAAGTAATGCATCGAAAAAGAATAGCGCTTCGCGCAAGCGGAAGTTGGACATTGCCGAGCTTTTCCAACTTTCATCCGGTAGTACCACCGTCAGCCAGCGTAATCTCTTAGAGAAACCGTTTCCAATCGTAACGATCAATGAGCTGAACGAATTCGATACGCTGTTGCTGGGCAATCCATCCTTTACGGAAAAATGTGTAAGAATAGCCGCTGAACAAACACCCGTAGGTATACGCAGACCACGTTTGATAAAACCGCTCGTttcttttcattgttttttagGCACAAATGCTACACTCGGTTATTAGGGATGAAGGCAATTCGCTGGACAATGCAACGTGCCATAtgcggttgctgctggaaCATGCGATCGATTATACGGTGATACTGCGCTATAGTTGGTACGGGTTTATGCCGCGATCACCCGCAGCCCGAAGCAGCGGCGAACAACACCCGTTTCGAAATCTGCTGGGCGTGATCAGTTTGCTGCACCGGGCAAGACAGCTACGGTTTGCGACCTGCAGCAGGGAAGAAATTAACGAGGGTATTGAGAAGTTTCTCAAACGAAAATTACGGTGCCATGCGCTGTTTGTGAAAAAGCAACAGCTAGCGAAACAGCAAGGCTAATGAGTGTGGAGATCGATCAGAGGTTTTGCGAAACCTTTTTTGGTGCCAAAATAGATGCGTTACAGCGAACCGGAACTAGCTTAGAAACTGTAACCAATCATAAAGAATCTCAAGAAAAGTTTCATTCTTTTCTACTAGCAGCTCTAGTCATTACATCGTTTCGTGATGGAAAAAGTGGATTGTGGGAAACAATAACAAGACGCCACCCTGCATATGCAAATTACTCTAGCTACACTATAATAGATATTTATTGTGATTTATTGCATACTTAACACAAATCTACTGAACTGATTGGGGAAGCGTGGCAGTATTTGGGAGGCAGTTCCCCCCGAACAATTCATTAGAAAAGATGACATCGTCACAGAATCTTACATCAATCTTTTTGTATTGATTCTTATCGGTGACATTTTACGAAGAATTATAAATGGAACGAAAGCACGAGTAGTTTgtaacaacaataaacatGTGATGAAAGTTATCTAAACAACGCTCTTCTTTTCGCGAAATTCTCGCGGGAAATGCCTACTTTAAGCTTGTAATTTTGTCTACACTTTCTTTGTTAAGAACCTCATTACTATACCAATTCGGATAACAATAATGTAATTCGATATatatgtataatttattttgtttttagtacGCATTAATtatgttctttctttttttcttttttcgattAAACTCCTTTTATGATTCACAGTAAAATATGAGGATGAGACAAAATTACCAATGCAAGATAATCAGCCAAGGTTCCTAACCACGACCAGAGGGAAACAGGTGCTCGTCTTCGGTGGACACATTTACAAGGTAAACAGGTGTCGGGGCCGTATGCGGTACTGGGAATGCGTCAAGCGTCGTACGAAATTGCATTGCCCCACCAAATTAACGACCGAGTACAACGTGGTGCGTAATATTAGTGGCGGTAGACACAATCATTATCATGCAAAGCTAGAAATTGGACTTTTGGAAAAGGTAGCGAAAAATGCCACCGGCAAACATTCCTATTGATAAACCCCATTCTCACAGCAAGTGCTTTCATTTTTCGAGGTTTTGTGGTAGAAACAGACCGTCATGTAAATAGTAGAATAGTAATGGAATAGTAGAACAtggaaaatgcatttaaaaagcAGATCAACAGAACAAAACCAGCCTACGAGAGATTACTTTCCAGTACCAGTAATAACCGTATAATGAAAATGATGAGAAGATGTTACAATTGATGGGTATGTTTGAATGCATTTTGCTGGGCTGGTCATGGCACCGGACGATCCAGCTCGTAAAGTCTTTTCAGGTCATCCATATAGGCAGACGTAGACGTCCCCTAACTGAGAAGGAGTATTGGCGTCGATGCGATATTCAAAAAAGGCGGGATATTAGATTGGTAGATGACGGTGCTCGACTCGAGACTCCTGCAGCTGGCCAAAGCCGGTTGTATTGCTTGAAGTTTTGAGAAGAAtaggcggaatttttaaagggggcctataattttgctacggcattatcggtgttagagAGGTGTActttcaaacatgatttaacaacattagcaaagtctcggaaagaaagctcctttgcgtacacctcagagttctgttgcgtagcccttaaacgggcctagtaagctactctatatataaacgtttgtatgtgctaaggagaaccataacgccactacttgaagcacattttttacgatttacgtacatttacgaatcctgagTAGTCCAACGACTTCTACagtttttcgcccaaggtacagttacGAATCGGTACAGGTAcgaatcggtttacttcttcggtaacaatcagcgaaatttcctagaatcctttttattttcatgttgatgtttaagatcatgaacaaaaaaaaacggttgatttctgtggtgagcttttacttactgaactttttcgaATTAAATAACATTTATAATGATAATATTCTTTTGAATGCGCTTTGCAAGGCCTTATTGGAAACCACgatatttgaagaaaataaaaacgtaaCAGGTAACAATGATCTTGAGAACATACGAACTGAAAACTGATTTTAAAGAGCCATTAATTAAAAGTAATGTAATAtacaagaaaacgaaacacaaaaccaaaccaagtTTGTAAAAACGTGCACATGTACTGCTTTGTTGAATTTAAAACCCTAATTtctaaagaaaattaaaaggaCACTCAAAACAATGGCTAACAAACACGAATTAAATCGGCAGTTGAAATCCCGGTACGCTAAACAAAGCCTGAGTACTCCACCATGTGCAGTAAACAGAGTGACAAACACAGAGAAAGAAAGCAATCAAACATCGTACATGCAAGACAGAGGCGGCATGCATtagcaatgaaaaaaaaacagactggATTCGTACGACGTTTGTGTCCCGTTAACTTTGTAACAGCGTGCGGTCGACTGTAGATGCATTACAGAGATACAATTTAGCGAGTCATTTCTTTGCCCAATTGAAAAGTGCAAAACATAAGTGAAAAAGTGCGAAAAAACTTTACCATAAATGTCCTTTCGGTTGAATCGTTGATGGTGAGCCATCGGGCTGGTTCTGTTATGTGTAGAAAAATCTAGAGACGGTGAGTCTCTAGAGTGTCTTACATACTCCGCATTTAGCGGCAATAAGGCCAGCCAACTTAGGAGggtatttaattaaattagtttCCTTGTGCAAAGGCAAACAATTGGACAAAGCCCTACCCACAAACAGTAATCCTACGGAGccgagtatttttttattcgtttcatTCCGGCCCGGACTACTTTGGTGTGACAGTTGAGCAGCTCTGtgaggtgtgtgcgtgttgtgttatttttcatcTCCCTGTCCACATACATTCCCCTGATGGTGGTGTAGTTGGCGCGTGCATATATGCGCTAGCAGTGtagtgaagtgaaaaaaatcTCTGATAATTCCGTTTCCTCCACCCGGGTGTGATAAGCAGTTCCTGGAGCAGTGACTTCCGAGATAGAAGTGCATCTCCTACACGGGCTCAGCATTGGTGGTGTTCGTACGCCCCTGTAGTGTTTCGGATTTATCTCCAAGAGCCCCCTGTACCATTCGGAGGTTGCTAAGTTGAGGCTGAAAATTGGTGTACCCGCTGACGCAAAAGAGAAATCTCATCAGCACAAACTACGGCTAATCTTTGCCGGGTTTGCAGCACCTCGGTCGGTCGGGTGCAGCAACGAGCACACGAAGTGTCCATCGCGGAATCATCATTTCCCGGCGGATTTTAACGGTGTAAGGTATCGCAACTCTAACTACACGGGGCTAGATAACGATCCATTTGCAACCATGATGGCGGAATCGGACAACACGGCTGACGCGACCCGACGGCTTAATGTGAAAAAACAGACACTCGACGATGCGTACGCAATCCCGGCCAACTTCCTCGAAATTGATGTCGTAAATCCGATGACAACGATTGCGGCCGGAAAGAAACGTTACACCGACTACGAAGTGCGGATGCGGGTAAGCGTTACGTTGTTCGGGATGGTGCTCTCTCAATTGACCCCCATGATAATACGGGCCGCCTATTCCTGTTCCTCACCATGATTCATTCAGAGATAAAATAAGATCGTCAAGTGAAAcgaatcgaaaaaaaacattggtcaaccgctttgtttacattttaaggCGCACTGTCCGATACATTCCTAATATTCTGATCCCAAAAGATTCCATCGGAATCTAAACCCTTACACAGGCTCCGGAAACGTCTGGGAGCACATCCGCCTTAACAGACAATTTTTCATTCAGTTTTTATCTGTACTAGGCGACAACGACCCCCAATGAAAGTGAATCGATACTCGCAGTTCATGTACACGCCTCCCCGTCGAATGGCGTACGCAATGCTAACGAGGTTTGTTCCAATTGAGATAGAAGAAGGATGGTGGTTTCAGCGTATCACCAGCTCCACTAACGTGTGAATCATCACCTTCCCTTCGGTGAAGGTTTCCCTTCCTGTGACAGCCTCGAAACTGCCTTTGCACTTGATGATGACTGTTGAAGAAGATCTCGTTGTCCGTTGTCTGGCGATGTCTTTGTCCTTCTTTTCATTGGACCGCCGCGAGATGGCATAAAAAACCACGTGTTGCACATGAACGATTTTGTATCCCTTCCAGTTTCTATTGCATTCGACAGAAAGTACGAAGCGTAGAATGGTTTTATTCGCACATATCTCTTATTGAATTTTGTAAATAGCTCTGTAAACAGGTTTCGATTGACACTTACCTGTGTAGTGAGCGAGTGTGAACACAAACACTTCGCATCGCCGCATGGAATGAAGTTATTGACTATTTTTACTCAATGGTGATTACACATCACGTTATTCAAACGATTAATCAAGTGCAATGTGAAagtggcagtttttgaagttTTCTAAATCATTGCTTTTATGGTAATGTACGACAACATCCCATGAGCTCCATTCGATGTACGATTGAGTGACAAACAGTAGTGTAAAAGTAGGCGTTTCAATTAGCAGTGGCGAACGAATAGAGTTCTGTCTACCGCCTttaatgcaaatgttaccaAGTTAGACCATcaacatataaaaaaacagttcTAATTGATTTTGTGTTGTGGCTGCGACGGTAAAAggttattccttttttttgcgtaatgattgcctttttcctttcttaCTATATGCAATAAGGTGGTGGCCTAATATTCGCAATTGAATTACTGCCTGTTACATCAAATAATATTGATCCAATTATAGAAATtgtaggaaaaacaaacaaacataaaccttttttgttgtgtttccaTGAGAGGTGTTCGAATGGTTActataaaaaagcaaataaactaATCATCGATTCAGCTGATCCTCTCCCGTTTTTATTACCCTGGTGGTGTCTGAATGGCCCGTATTTCATTAGCAACCccgtattgttttgtttctcttctcCAGACAAACCTGCCGGTGTTTAAAGTGAAAGAATCTAGCGTCCGTCGCCGGTACAGTGATTTCGAATGGCTCAGGAACGAACTGGAGCGCGACAGCAAGGTAAGCTATTGCACTCggccgttttttgttgttgttgttgcattttgtGTACATTAAACAATTAACTTTCCTTGTTGAATTCAAATACATTAATGCACGTATATAGTGGGTATTGAAGGTGGCAATGAAATAACCAAGTGAGAAATATACGcttgaaaaaatttttttttagttcacCATTTCTTTAAATAGTTAAATAACTACCGCGCTTCCACCTCTTCTGCGTCTACTTCTGCTCTTGCCCCGCCAACAACAAACTTACGATGTTATATTTCtaatttgttttcttactCACCaatgttttacaaaataaacTGTTTCAAATTCAAATGTATAAAATGCAGTAAAACGTACATACCTTTTAATATGTAGACAAAACATACCCAATGAATTGTACAAACATTAATTCCAATTGCTTGAGCATTCtggaaataattgttttaaaagatAGAATTCATTAAACACCTCTTTGCTTATCACTTTCCATTTAAACGGGAACGGTGGTACCAACCGCCACGTTTTTTTCTAAACTTTAGAATActttgatttaatttcttcTAGGCCTAAAATTAACGTGTAATTTCTTGGCTAAATTAACGTGTAATAtactttgttttgtgtttaatgaaaaaataaatgaacaaaCATGATCATCGTTGAGCGCAAATATACGATCGTCCACGGAACGGACGGATCCAGCAGCCACTGAAATTGATGAGTTGAGTTATAGATTCATCCAGCATGGTATTGGGCAGAAGGAATCAAACCAATAACTAACAATGTGtatacaatattttaaaaccatGTCTCCCGtctgtttttatattttagatTGTTGTTCCCCCGCTACCTGGCAAGGCGTGGAAAAGGCAGATGCCATTCCGCGGTGACGATGGAATATTTGACGAAAATTTTATCGAGGAACGACGAAAAGGGCTGGAACAGTTTATCAATAAAATTGCGGGCCACCCACTCGCGCAGAACGAACGGTGTTTACATATGTTTTTGCAAGAGGCCGCCATCGACAAAAACTATGTCCCCGGCAAGATACGTAATACGTAAAACGGATTGAACACGGAACATGAAGGTACGCAGAACATAAACAAGTGCGAGAGGAAGCTGGTGACTGCTGGGGTTTGGGATGTGCATCGTTGTTGCATTGTTTCCTCGTTTTGCCGTACATGACGCTGTTGATGATGAGAGCAGACCATCGTGCAACAGAAGTAGGTGCAGAAGGTATAGCAAAGTGTTAAAGAATACGAGTAGTGAATAAGGATTTGTGACCAGATTTGGAGTGGCAATGGAACGACACAGATCAACTATGTGGAAAAGTGGGAAGCTTCAAATAGGATGAGGTAGGAAGTCCATgagagcaaagcaaaaatagTACCCTACTGCTTCCCTAGCACCTAAGATGGTTTGTTGTGTATAATAAGTTTTGGTACATGCTAGACCAAAAGTGGAAACATTCAAATTTGACCGCCCGTCTTTGGTCGTGTGTTAAGCAATACCATAGAATTTGGCCAACAATCAAAGAAATCCTCATTATTTCCTTTCTCCATGGGATAAGGCGTTGATACTAAACCCGCGATAATTAGTGTTAAATTCCGTTTTGGTTTGGTAAGTGATCAATAGCACTATGCTTCCCTCGGTTTAAATAAACTCTCGGATTCGGATAACACTATCGATACCGACGTGGACATCGTTGGCTTCTGACTACTGAAATGTGTGAAATTGAACAGGTAGACTAATTTACATAATAATATTATGGAGGAAAGAAGCGGTAACGAAGCGCCAAAGGAAACCCTTTTCCTGCCTGTGCAGTATTAGTGAACGGAGGAATTCAGTTTTCTTTTTGAGTTTCCCGCAATAGATAGGCATGAAATCAAACTACTAAACATACGTCCTTTGCCGTGGGTGTCGACAGTTCAGGTGCTTGTCATCATTTAGGGTGTACTACAACTGATACTTATTTGGCTAGGTCGCCGAtcgcaacaaaaacattattgAAGCGATTGAGTTCTTGAAGAATATAACTGTGCGTTTCCGAATACAAATTCAGAAATAACAACATTTCTAAATGGTGGTCACATTGTATAGAGAGCAGAAGGACAAAACTATAGGAAACAGTATGGAAAAGTAAACAGTTAATGTTGATTTGCGACGGGCGCTCTCTATACGATAAAGCATAAATGATTTGCAGTTGTTTCGTGAAAAATTCAACTATTCGATGTGCGATGTGTATAGTTTCGCCACTTTCTTTTgctatttaatattttaatagcATTGTAGAAT
The Anopheles moucheti chromosome 2, idAnoMoucSN_F20_07, whole genome shotgun sequence genome window above contains:
- the LOC128297731 gene encoding sorting nexin-12: MMAESDNTADATRRLNVKKQTLDDAYAIPANFLEIDVVNPMTTIAAGKKRYTDYEVRMRTNLPVFKVKESSVRRRYSDFEWLRNELERDSKIVVPPLPGKAWKRQMPFRGDDGIFDENFIEERRKGLEQFINKIAGHPLAQNERCLHMFLQEAAIDKNYVPGKIRNT